One window from the genome of Marinobacter sp. LV10R510-11A encodes:
- the yidC gene encoding membrane protein insertase YidC — translation MDIQRIVLFAGLAIVSYLMVLAWNDDYHQPVPTEQVVESTRVQSDNSSVGSDAMVLPGETSQGTAANTGADEEFTTPESGQIVSTPANSNVSVNNQYITVRTDVLDLVIDRVSGNLVKGSLIDYDKSLNSKESLSVLNNTEDRFYVLESGLIGKNGPDSAKNGEAPVYDTDATNYELTKGNNELAVDLTHTMENGVRITKRYQFTRDSYEIGVRYLIDNRSSNNWQANFTGKIVRDQAPDPTSGPSMGIKAFLGLVTSSPEDPYEKFDFGDLEETRINQTVTNGWMAFLQHYFLAAWVPDRDQPAQFQTTRRGLLHVMGFVYPATTVAPGETIEIGARAYVGPKIIDRLEGVAPNLDRTVDFGWLFFISLPLFIVLEWFHSIVGNWGVSIILLTVLVKGLFFKLSATSYRSMGRMRAVAPQLARLKELYGDDRQRMSQEMMALYKKEKINPLGGCLPILVQMPVFISLYWVLFESVQLRHAPFMLWIHDLSVMDPYFILPILMGASMMLQMSLNPTPPDPMQAKIMKLMPVVFTIFFLWFPAGLVLYWLVNNILSISQQWYITRKIEAEMATRKH, via the coding sequence ATGGATATTCAACGCATCGTATTATTTGCCGGCCTGGCTATTGTCAGTTATTTGATGGTGCTTGCTTGGAATGATGATTATCACCAACCCGTTCCTACTGAGCAGGTAGTAGAGTCTACGCGCGTACAGTCAGATAACAGTTCTGTTGGTTCTGATGCCATGGTGCTTCCAGGCGAAACCTCGCAAGGAACCGCCGCCAATACCGGAGCAGACGAAGAATTTACAACTCCCGAAAGTGGCCAAATAGTATCCACCCCGGCGAACTCGAATGTCAGTGTGAACAACCAATACATCACGGTTCGCACCGATGTCTTGGATCTCGTTATTGATCGAGTAAGCGGCAATTTGGTCAAAGGTTCGCTGATTGATTACGACAAGTCATTGAATAGCAAAGAATCACTGAGCGTTCTGAATAATACAGAGGATCGGTTTTATGTTCTGGAAAGCGGGCTGATTGGTAAGAACGGCCCTGATAGCGCCAAGAATGGTGAAGCACCGGTTTACGATACAGACGCTACCAACTACGAATTGACAAAAGGCAACAACGAACTGGCGGTTGATCTGACGCACACCATGGAAAACGGTGTTCGCATTACTAAGCGCTACCAGTTTACCCGTGACAGTTATGAAATCGGCGTTCGCTACCTAATCGACAACCGTTCCAGCAATAACTGGCAGGCCAACTTTACGGGTAAGATCGTTCGCGATCAGGCACCGGATCCCACGTCCGGGCCAAGTATGGGTATCAAGGCTTTCCTTGGCCTGGTAACCAGCTCCCCCGAAGATCCTTATGAAAAATTTGATTTTGGTGATCTGGAAGAAACACGTATCAACCAGACTGTAACCAATGGCTGGATGGCGTTTCTGCAGCACTACTTCCTTGCAGCCTGGGTACCAGACCGAGACCAACCCGCGCAGTTCCAGACGACTCGTCGCGGCCTGTTGCATGTGATGGGTTTTGTTTACCCGGCAACAACCGTAGCGCCTGGAGAAACCATAGAAATTGGTGCTCGTGCCTATGTAGGTCCAAAGATTATCGATCGTCTTGAGGGCGTTGCGCCAAACCTCGACCGCACCGTAGATTTCGGCTGGCTGTTCTTTATTTCGCTGCCATTGTTCATCGTTCTGGAATGGTTCCACAGCATAGTGGGCAACTGGGGTGTATCCATTATTTTGCTGACGGTGCTAGTTAAAGGCCTGTTCTTTAAGCTTTCCGCCACCAGCTACCGCTCCATGGGGCGCATGCGAGCCGTTGCTCCGCAGCTGGCCAGGTTGAAAGAGTTGTACGGCGATGATCGCCAACGCATGTCCCAAGAGATGATGGCTCTGTACAAGAAAGAGAAGATTAATCCGCTAGGTGGTTGCTTGCCTATTCTGGTTCAGATGCCCGTGTTCATCTCCCTATACTGGGTACTGTTCGAGAGTGTTCAGCTGCGCCATGCGCCCTTCATGCTATGGATACACGACCTTTCAGTAATGGATCCTTACTTTATTCTGCCGATCCTTATGGGTGCCAGCATGATGCTGCAGATGAGCCTGAACCCGACTCCGCCAGATCCGATGCAAGCTAAAATAATGAAGCTGATGCCAGTGGTATTCACCATCTTCTTCCTCTGGTTCCCGGCCGGTCTGGTACTGTACTGGTTGGTAAACAACATTCTGTCGATTAGCCAGCAGTGGTACATTACCCGTAAGATCGAAGCAGAAATGGCCACTAGAAAACACTGA
- the mnmE gene encoding tRNA uridine-5-carboxymethylaminomethyl(34) synthesis GTPase MnmE — MNQRPGTLDAPQTPHTPETIAAIATAPGQAGVGIVRVSGPLAKIIAAAMLGYAPKPRYAHYGAFLDQHKELIDEGIGLFFPNPNSFTGEDVFELQGHGGTVILDLLLREVCRLGARLARPGEFSERAFLNDKLDLAQAEAIADLIESSSEQAARCAVRSMQGVFSRRIEALVVSVTHLRIYVEAAIDFPEEEIDFLADGKVATDLQALLEHLQGILGEAQQGTILRDGMKVVIAGRPNAGKSSLLNALAGREAAIVTAIEGTTRDVLREHIHIDGMPLHIIDTAGLRDSADEVEQIGIARAWDEIRHADRILLMVDATTTDKTTPNEIWPDFIDQLPASAPVTVIRNKVDLSGEIVGLSELPAEHAPVMRLAAKSTDGLDVLRNHLKQCMGFASTTEGGFLARRRHLDALERARDFMLQGQAQLEGYGAGELLAEDLRAAQDALGEITGQITPDELLGKIFGSFCIGK; from the coding sequence ATGAACCAGCGCCCCGGAACTCTCGACGCTCCTCAAACCCCCCACACTCCCGAAACCATCGCGGCCATAGCCACAGCTCCAGGCCAGGCTGGGGTGGGCATTGTTCGGGTATCCGGCCCGCTGGCGAAGATAATTGCTGCTGCAATGCTGGGGTATGCACCAAAGCCTCGATACGCCCATTACGGCGCCTTTTTAGATCAGCACAAAGAGCTCATTGATGAAGGAATTGGGCTTTTTTTTCCCAACCCCAATTCTTTTACAGGTGAAGATGTTTTTGAGCTACAGGGCCACGGCGGCACGGTCATTCTGGATTTACTGCTACGGGAAGTCTGTCGTCTTGGAGCGCGCTTGGCACGCCCCGGTGAGTTCTCAGAGCGGGCCTTTCTCAACGATAAGCTCGACTTGGCTCAGGCCGAAGCCATTGCCGATCTTATTGAAAGCAGCTCGGAACAGGCCGCACGCTGTGCGGTTCGATCCATGCAGGGCGTGTTTTCACGGCGTATTGAGGCGCTAGTGGTATCTGTAACCCATCTACGTATTTATGTGGAAGCGGCTATTGATTTTCCGGAAGAGGAAATCGATTTCCTCGCCGACGGCAAAGTCGCCACCGATCTACAGGCCTTGTTGGAACACCTTCAGGGCATACTAGGTGAAGCTCAGCAGGGCACCATCCTACGGGATGGTATGAAGGTTGTGATTGCCGGCCGTCCTAATGCTGGTAAATCCAGCCTCCTCAATGCGCTTGCTGGGAGAGAAGCGGCCATAGTGACCGCCATTGAAGGTACGACCCGGGATGTCCTGCGGGAACATATCCACATCGATGGTATGCCTCTGCATATTATCGACACCGCAGGCCTGCGTGACAGTGCCGACGAAGTGGAACAAATTGGTATTGCCCGAGCCTGGGACGAAATTCGCCACGCCGATCGCATCCTGCTTATGGTGGATGCCACCACCACAGATAAAACCACGCCCAATGAAATCTGGCCAGATTTCATTGATCAGTTGCCTGCGTCAGCCCCGGTTACGGTGATTCGTAACAAAGTTGATCTGAGCGGAGAAATAGTGGGTCTTTCAGAGTTACCCGCAGAGCACGCGCCGGTGATGCGCCTCGCGGCGAAATCCACTGATGGGCTCGATGTTCTGAGAAATCATCTGAAGCAGTGCATGGGCTTTGCCAGCACCACCGAAGGCGGCTTTCTGGCTCGCCGCCGGCACCTGGATGCGTTGGAACGCGCCCGGGATTTTATGCTGCAAGGTCAGGCCCAGTTAGAAGGTTATGGCGCCGGGGAACTGCTCGCTGAAGATCTGCGGGCTGCGCAGGATGCGCTAGGAGAAATTACGGGGCAGATCACTCCGGATGAATTATTGGGCAAGATCTTCGGATCCTTCTGTATCGGGAAGTGA
- a CDS encoding YchJ family protein — protein sequence MPEQTTIPYCPCGSQSSYTDCCQRYHAGEKAPTPEALMRSRFTAFVLKLEDYLCASWHTSTRPTVLNMDDSPNWVSLRILGSKETGDTGQVHFQAIYRLDSGWGYLQENSDFVREDGRWYYLQGQPHQGVLKPGRNEHCPCGSGKKFKACCL from the coding sequence ATGCCTGAGCAAACTACTATCCCATACTGCCCCTGTGGCAGCCAGAGCAGTTACACGGATTGCTGCCAACGCTACCATGCCGGCGAAAAAGCCCCCACGCCCGAAGCGCTGATGCGTTCGCGCTTCACTGCGTTTGTGCTGAAGCTGGAGGATTACCTGTGCGCCAGCTGGCACACCAGCACCCGGCCAACAGTGTTGAATATGGACGACTCACCAAACTGGGTTTCTCTTCGAATACTTGGTAGCAAAGAAACTGGCGACACCGGTCAGGTGCACTTTCAGGCTATTTATCGGCTTGATTCCGGGTGGGGTTATCTGCAGGAAAACTCAGATTTTGTGCGCGAAGACGGCCGCTGGTATTACTTGCAGGGCCAACCCCACCAGGGCGTCCTGAAACCCGGGCGCAATGAACACTGCCCCTGTGGCAGTGGTAAGAAATTCAAGGCCTGTTGCCTGTGA
- a CDS encoding DUF2959 domain-containing protein: MSTQPSTVSVVTRLTGLFCLLLVFSGCSTVYYNAMEKLGVEKRVTEENQ, translated from the coding sequence ATGTCCACACAACCCAGCACCGTTTCTGTTGTCACCCGGCTAACCGGTTTGTTCTGCCTATTGCTGGTATTCAGTGGCTGTAGCACCGTGTATTACAACGCCATGGAAAAGCTCGGTGTTGAAAAGCGCGTCACTGAGGAAAACCAGTAA
- a CDS encoding DUF2959 family protein, protein MLKSASLRKTSKQRLDETRELYNSLIARMHQVETRMDPVLFLKHNLNAQAIGALENELGQIRQDVDSLVRDMEASIAESEAFIQRFREGAV, encoded by the coding sequence GTGTTGAAAAGCGCGTCACTGAGGAAAACCAGTAAGCAAAGGCTTGATGAAACCCGTGAACTTTATAACAGCCTGATTGCTCGCATGCATCAGGTAGAGACACGCATGGATCCGGTTCTGTTCCTGAAGCACAACCTTAACGCTCAAGCGATTGGCGCCCTAGAAAACGAACTGGGACAGATTCGCCAAGATGTGGATAGCCTGGTTCGCGATATGGAAGCATCCATTGCAGAATCCGAAGCCTTTATACAAAGGTTCCGTGAGGGGGCTGTTTAA
- a CDS encoding substrate-binding periplasmic protein, which produces MRLISLSVLMLLTLFNASQIFAADRLYIYTENFPPYNMSTNGRAFEHSADKIDGICTERAKAVLDQSGYDYRMKLRNWNYGYNRALKKANHGIFCTTYTEERAPMFKWVGPLAQNLWTIFAAQGSTITMDALEDARGKTIGGYRNDVRSEYLLKRGYEMSVIESDDLNPKRLALGQIDLWIAERLGGPYLASQQDVEGLIPVFSFNDVDLYLAMSLDTPDEVIEGLNKALQATKDNGTFGAIGTKYGL; this is translated from the coding sequence ATGCGTTTAATTTCGTTGTCCGTCTTGATGTTGCTGACATTATTCAATGCATCTCAGATTTTTGCGGCTGATCGGTTGTATATCTATACCGAAAATTTCCCGCCTTACAATATGAGTACTAATGGGCGTGCGTTTGAACACAGTGCAGACAAGATTGACGGTATTTGTACGGAAAGAGCGAAAGCGGTTCTGGATCAGTCAGGCTACGACTACAGAATGAAGCTGCGCAATTGGAATTACGGCTATAACCGTGCCCTAAAAAAAGCCAATCACGGTATCTTTTGCACCACCTATACGGAGGAGCGGGCGCCCATGTTCAAGTGGGTTGGGCCTCTGGCACAGAACCTGTGGACGATTTTTGCCGCGCAGGGAAGCACGATTACGATGGACGCGCTTGAGGATGCAAGAGGCAAAACCATAGGGGGCTATCGCAACGATGTTAGGAGCGAGTACCTGTTAAAACGTGGTTATGAGATGTCTGTGATCGAAAGTGATGATCTCAATCCGAAGCGCTTGGCATTGGGCCAAATTGATCTATGGATTGCGGAACGCCTTGGAGGGCCATACCTTGCCTCTCAGCAGGATGTTGAAGGTTTGATTCCGGTGTTTTCGTTCAACGATGTTGATTTGTATTTGGCCATGAGCCTCGATACCCCCGATGAGGTTATTGAAGGCCTTAACAAGGCTCTTCAAGCCACCAAGGATAATGGAACCTTTGGTGCAATCGGGACCAAATATGGTCTTTAA
- a CDS encoding acyl-CoA dehydrogenase C-terminal domain-containing protein, with amino-acid sequence MPVYKAPLRDMKFLINDVFDYPKHYASLKSGENATPDIVDAILNECAKFCEEQLSPLFQPGDEEGCTLKDGVVITPKGFKEAYDKFVMGGWQGLSAPEEYGGQGLPASMGMFKQEMVGTANWSFSMYPGLSIGAMNTIQLHGSDELKDTYLAPMTEGRWAGTMCLTEPQCGTDLGQVKTKAEPQADGSYKVTGTKIFISSGDHDLTENIIHIVLARLPDAPKGTRGISLFIVPKVQHDKDGNLGEANGVTCGSLEKKMGIKASATCVMNFDAATGYLIGEQNKGLECMFTFMNTARIGTAIQGVGPAELSYQWALNYAKERRSMRALSGKKEPEEVADSLIHHADVRRMLLTQKAIAEGGRAMLYDAGRLADHMVEAHEAGDQKKADKYDDKLGFLTPILKGFLTELGCEAANLGMQVFGGHGYIREHGMEQIARDTRIATLYEGTTGIQALDLLGRKVLLTTKGGAVRDFTARVANFARKQLTDSRLRPFALELLKLIGQWNLLTVRIMLAARKDRDLVSSASYDFLMYSGYVTMAYMWARQAAVAADRLDNGGDESEAFYKAKLATAEFYYERLLPRAQTHASTMLSPSKNLMQLHADDMAFTG; translated from the coding sequence ATGCCGGTCTACAAGGCGCCCTTGCGTGATATGAAGTTTCTGATTAACGACGTGTTTGATTACCCAAAACACTACGCCTCACTGAAAAGCGGCGAAAACGCCACACCCGATATCGTGGATGCCATCCTTAACGAATGCGCAAAGTTCTGCGAAGAGCAATTGAGCCCGCTTTTTCAGCCAGGTGATGAAGAAGGCTGCACCCTGAAAGACGGCGTCGTCATCACGCCAAAAGGTTTTAAGGAAGCTTACGACAAATTTGTAATGGGTGGATGGCAGGGTCTGTCAGCACCCGAAGAGTACGGCGGCCAAGGCCTCCCAGCCTCCATGGGCATGTTCAAACAAGAAATGGTGGGCACCGCCAACTGGTCGTTTTCCATGTACCCGGGTCTGTCCATCGGCGCCATGAATACCATTCAACTGCATGGTTCTGATGAGCTAAAAGACACGTATCTCGCACCCATGACGGAAGGCCGCTGGGCCGGTACCATGTGCCTAACTGAGCCCCAGTGCGGCACCGATCTGGGCCAAGTAAAGACCAAAGCTGAACCACAGGCCGATGGCAGTTATAAAGTAACTGGCACCAAAATTTTTATCTCCTCCGGTGACCACGACCTAACCGAGAACATTATTCACATTGTGCTGGCTCGCCTACCGGATGCGCCCAAAGGCACCCGCGGTATCAGCCTGTTTATTGTGCCTAAAGTACAGCACGACAAAGACGGCAACTTAGGTGAAGCCAACGGGGTCACCTGTGGCAGCCTGGAAAAGAAAATGGGCATCAAGGCCTCCGCAACCTGCGTGATGAACTTTGATGCAGCCACGGGTTATCTGATTGGCGAACAGAACAAAGGCTTAGAGTGCATGTTCACCTTCATGAACACAGCACGGATTGGTACCGCTATTCAGGGTGTCGGGCCAGCTGAGTTGTCCTATCAATGGGCTTTAAACTACGCAAAGGAACGCCGTTCCATGCGCGCCCTCTCTGGCAAAAAAGAGCCGGAAGAAGTAGCAGACAGCCTGATTCACCACGCCGATGTACGTCGCATGCTGCTGACCCAAAAAGCCATCGCGGAAGGTGGTCGAGCCATGCTCTATGACGCCGGCCGTTTAGCCGACCACATGGTAGAAGCCCATGAAGCAGGGGACCAAAAAAAAGCAGATAAGTACGACGACAAGCTCGGCTTCCTGACCCCCATCCTCAAGGGGTTCCTTACCGAACTGGGGTGTGAGGCAGCTAACCTTGGCATGCAGGTTTTTGGTGGCCACGGTTATATTCGTGAACACGGTATGGAGCAAATTGCCCGCGACACACGCATTGCCACGCTTTATGAAGGCACCACAGGTATTCAGGCGCTGGATCTGCTTGGCCGCAAAGTACTGTTAACCACCAAAGGTGGCGCGGTTCGTGATTTTACGGCCAGGGTCGCCAACTTTGCCCGCAAACAGCTAACCGACAGCCGTTTACGCCCATTTGCATTGGAACTGCTGAAACTAATCGGCCAATGGAACCTGCTTACTGTGCGCATCATGCTTGCCGCGCGCAAAGATCGGGACTTAGTCAGCTCCGCTTCGTACGATTTCCTGATGTACAGCGGTTACGTGACCATGGCGTATATGTGGGCACGCCAAGCAGCGGTAGCGGCGGATCGGCTGGATAACGGGGGCGATGAATCAGAAGCGTTCTATAAAGCCAAGCTGGCCACTGCGGAATTCTACTACGAGCGGCTGTTGCCCCGGGCACAGACCCATGCCAGCACTATGCTTAGCCCCAGTAAAAACCTAATGCAACTACATGCAGATGACATGGCCTTCACCGGGTAA
- a CDS encoding DUF3833 domain-containing protein — translation MIPKAGRSFILLLIAALALLSGCSGPALTDYAERGPKLIPEQFFNGELTARGVVKGFSGEVIRTFDADISASWDSAGVGTLDEEFRFDDGEVQTRVWTLTPSDTADSYHADAGDVAEPGMLRWSGNTIHMNYVLQIAYGDGTLDVRMDDWMYLVTPDTLINQTTMSKWGVDVGELVLVIQRK, via the coding sequence ATGATTCCCAAAGCCGGTCGGAGCTTTATACTCTTGCTGATAGCCGCTTTAGCGCTGCTGAGTGGCTGTTCCGGGCCAGCACTAACCGACTATGCAGAGCGCGGCCCCAAACTGATCCCGGAGCAGTTTTTCAACGGTGAACTTACCGCCCGTGGCGTGGTCAAGGGCTTTTCCGGAGAGGTTATCCGCACCTTTGATGCGGATATTTCTGCGTCCTGGGACAGCGCAGGAGTGGGCACTCTAGATGAAGAGTTCCGCTTTGATGATGGTGAAGTGCAAACCCGTGTTTGGACGTTGACGCCATCAGATACTGCCGACAGTTACCACGCCGATGCGGGTGACGTGGCTGAGCCGGGAATGTTGCGCTGGAGCGGTAACACCATTCATATGAATTATGTTCTCCAGATCGCCTATGGCGATGGGACCTTGGATGTACGAATGGACGACTGGATGTATCTTGTGACACCCGACACTCTCATCAACCAGACCACCATGAGTAAATGGGGAGTTGATGTTGGTGAACTTGTTCTTGTGATACAGAGAAAATAA
- a CDS encoding efflux RND transporter periplasmic adaptor subunit, with protein MWKQWLIGLLLVVLAVGGAVAYRSLNDPSQDKDTAERPPSVVNTVLPVTDTVRDQVRAVGSLNAVNAVELTTETSGRVVDFNLKSGRQVKQGDLLLRLDDRQARADLGVIEAQLADAKRQFERASSLRDKNSISQSLVDELRTAVEVSEAQRTAAQVRLENHRIEAPFSGVAGLSNISIGAYITAGTTITTLDSTSRMELNFSIPERFLGQINPGQRVEGGSPAYPEQVFNGELVELGTRIDELSRSLPVRALIDNAEGRLRPGQFMSVSLTLRERQALVVPEQAVMVRGDEQYVFVAEDGVARRVSVVLGSRMPGRVEIARGLTAEDHVVVTGQDRLSSGERVRVIDDENAIPDNRFTSALES; from the coding sequence ATGTGGAAACAATGGCTGATCGGTTTATTGCTGGTCGTATTAGCAGTGGGTGGTGCAGTGGCTTATCGCAGCCTGAACGACCCGTCGCAGGATAAAGATACCGCTGAACGGCCGCCAAGCGTGGTAAATACCGTGCTGCCCGTAACCGATACCGTGCGTGATCAGGTCAGGGCCGTTGGCAGTTTAAATGCCGTGAATGCCGTTGAATTGACCACTGAAACCAGTGGCCGGGTTGTGGATTTTAACCTGAAATCCGGACGCCAGGTAAAGCAGGGTGACTTGCTTTTGCGGCTTGATGATAGGCAGGCCAGAGCAGATCTTGGCGTGATTGAAGCGCAACTTGCCGATGCTAAGCGCCAGTTCGAACGGGCTAGCAGCCTGCGGGATAAAAACAGCATTTCCCAGTCTCTAGTCGATGAATTGCGAACCGCTGTGGAAGTGTCTGAAGCCCAGCGCACAGCCGCTCAAGTCCGGCTAGAAAATCACCGTATTGAAGCGCCGTTTTCTGGCGTTGCGGGCCTGAGCAACATTAGTATCGGGGCCTACATCACTGCAGGAACAACCATAACGACGCTGGACTCCACATCTCGCATGGAACTGAATTTTTCCATTCCCGAGCGCTTTCTTGGCCAGATTAACCCAGGCCAAAGGGTGGAAGGAGGCTCGCCTGCCTATCCGGAGCAAGTGTTCAATGGTGAATTGGTTGAGCTAGGCACCCGCATTGACGAACTCAGTCGCTCATTGCCGGTCCGTGCCCTGATTGATAATGCCGAGGGTAGATTGCGCCCCGGGCAGTTCATGTCCGTCAGCCTGACATTGCGCGAGCGTCAGGCTCTGGTGGTGCCAGAGCAGGCGGTTATGGTTCGTGGCGATGAGCAGTATGTATTTGTCGCCGAAGACGGTGTTGCCCGGCGCGTCTCAGTTGTTCTTGGTTCGCGCATGCCGGGTCGCGTAGAGATTGCTCGCGGGCTGACGGCAGAAGACCATGTGGTGGTAACTGGCCAGGATCGACTTAGTAGTGGGGAACGGGTCCGGGTGATCGATGATGAAAACGCGATCCCGGACAACCGTTTTACCAGCGCTCTGGAGTCATAA